Proteins from a genomic interval of Alphaproteobacteria bacterium:
- a CDS encoding RluA family pseudouridine synthase — translation MTIGQAQAGQRLDRALAEAAGGLSRTRIQALIAAGAVTPVTAHAPLCDVSYRVRVGEAFRIVPPAPADDRPLAQEIALDVVYEDAALIVVNKPAGMVVHPAPGNRDNTLVNALLAHCGDSLSGIGGVRRPGIVHRLDKDTSGLMVAAKTDAAHQGLAAQFAAHSIERAYRAVVWGVPNPRRGTVEGAIGRSPRNRQKMAVVARGGKPATTHYAVAQLLAPTPAGPAMALVDCRLDTGRTHQIRVHLTAIGHPLVGDPVYGRADRRRRAELDEAARVAVDGFARQALHARTLGFDHPVGGARMAFVREAPDDFVRLVEVLGEAG, via the coding sequence GTGACGATCGGGCAGGCGCAGGCCGGCCAGCGGCTGGACCGCGCGCTGGCGGAGGCGGCGGGCGGACTGTCGCGCACCCGCATCCAGGCGCTGATCGCGGCGGGCGCGGTGACGCCGGTCACTGCGCACGCGCCGCTGTGCGACGTATCCTACCGTGTCCGTGTCGGCGAGGCCTTTCGCATCGTGCCGCCGGCACCGGCCGACGACCGGCCGCTGGCGCAGGAAATCGCGCTCGACGTCGTATATGAGGATGCGGCGTTGATCGTGGTCAACAAGCCGGCCGGCATGGTGGTCCACCCTGCGCCCGGCAACCGCGACAACACGCTGGTCAACGCGTTGCTGGCCCATTGCGGCGACAGCCTGTCGGGAATCGGCGGCGTGCGGCGGCCCGGCATCGTCCACCGGCTCGACAAGGACACTTCCGGCCTGATGGTGGCGGCGAAGACGGATGCGGCCCACCAGGGGCTGGCGGCGCAGTTCGCGGCGCACAGCATCGAGCGGGCCTATCGCGCGGTGGTGTGGGGGGTGCCGAACCCGCGCCGCGGCACGGTGGAGGGCGCGATCGGACGCAGCCCGCGCAACCGCCAGAAGATGGCGGTCGTGGCGCGGGGCGGCAAGCCGGCGACAACCCACTACGCGGTGGCGCAACTGCTGGCGCCGACGCCGGCCGGGCCGGCTATGGCGCTGGTCGACTGCCGGCTCGACACCGGGCGCACCCACCAGATCCGGGTGCACCTGACCGCGATCGGCCACCCGCTGGTCGGCGACCCGGTCTACGGCCGCGCCGACCGCCGGCGCCGGGCGGAACTGGACGAGGCGGCGCGGGTCGCGGTCGACGGCTTCGCGCGCCAGGCGCTGCACGCGCGCACGCTGGGCTTCGACCACCCGGTCGGCGGCGCGCGCATGGCGTTCGTGCGCGAGGCGCCGGACGATTTCGTTCGCCTGGTCGAAGTACTGGGCGAAGCCGGTTGA
- a CDS encoding beta-eliminating lyase-related protein yields MNFCSDNVTPAAPEVMQALIDANSGPSMPYGNDPRTQEAADMLRAALEAPAGTAVHLLGTGTAANSLSLGHIAPAYSAVICHQSAHANVNECGGPEFYSGGAKLLGLPGPGGKLDAEAVARVIAQFADGDPHHSPPRALTLTNATEYGAVYTPDEVAALARVARAGGLRVHMDGARFANALAALNCAPADLTWRAGVDILSFGATKNGCFAAEAVVIFDPAAARDFEFRIKRAGHVWSKSRFVAAQLKGYLADGNWLRYAGHANAMAARLADGLQGADGCALIEPQVTNQLFVRMAPAVRRRLRDAGYSFYDLPGAGADVIRLVTAHDTRVEDVDGFARTARQAAA; encoded by the coding sequence ATGAACTTCTGCAGCGACAACGTCACGCCGGCGGCCCCGGAGGTGATGCAGGCGCTGATCGATGCCAACAGCGGCCCGTCGATGCCCTACGGCAACGACCCGCGCACGCAGGAGGCGGCGGACATGCTGCGCGCGGCGCTGGAGGCGCCGGCCGGCACGGCGGTGCACCTGCTCGGCACCGGCACCGCGGCCAACAGCCTGTCGCTCGGCCACATCGCGCCGGCCTATTCCGCCGTCATCTGCCATCAGAGCGCGCACGCCAACGTCAACGAATGCGGCGGGCCGGAGTTCTACAGCGGCGGCGCCAAGCTGCTCGGCCTGCCCGGGCCCGGCGGCAAGCTCGATGCCGAGGCAGTGGCGCGGGTGATCGCGCAGTTCGCCGACGGCGATCCCCACCACAGCCCGCCGCGGGCGCTGACCCTGACCAACGCCACCGAATACGGCGCGGTCTACACGCCGGACGAGGTCGCCGCGCTGGCTCGGGTCGCCCGCGCCGGCGGGCTGCGGGTGCACATGGACGGCGCCCGCTTCGCCAACGCGCTGGCGGCGCTGAACTGCGCGCCGGCCGACCTGACCTGGCGCGCCGGGGTGGACATCCTGTCGTTCGGCGCCACCAAGAACGGCTGCTTCGCCGCCGAGGCGGTGGTGATCTTCGACCCGGCCGCGGCGCGCGATTTCGAATTCCGCATCAAGCGCGCCGGCCATGTCTGGTCGAAGTCGCGCTTCGTCGCCGCCCAGCTCAAGGGCTATCTCGCCGACGGCAACTGGCTGCGCTATGCCGGCCACGCCAACGCCATGGCGGCGCGGCTGGCCGACGGCCTGCAGGGGGCCGACGGCTGCGCGCTGATCGAGCCGCAGGTGACCAACCAGCTGTTCGTGCGGATGGCGCCGGCGGTGCGTCGGCGCCTGCGCGACGCCGGCTACAGCTTCTACGACCTGCCCGGCGCCGGCGCGGACGTGATCCGCCTGGTCACCGCCCACGACACCCGGGTGGAGGACGTCGACGGCTTCGCGCGCACCGCCCGGCAGGCCGCCGCCTGA
- the rpoH gene encoding RNA polymerase sigma factor RpoH produces MADEDREDRFAQATSNLPALTAEGSLSRYLHEIRQFPMLEADEEYMLARQWREQGDTEAAARLVNSHLRLVAKIAMGYRGYGLPVAELISEGNVGMMQAVKRFEPERGFRLATYAMWWIRAAIQEYILHSWSLVKMGTTAAQKKLFFNLRKLKGQMRAYEEGDLSPERVKKIADKLNVSEEEVVNMNRRLASPDHSLNAPLRADAEGEWQDWLVDDSDDQETELAHREELQQRREMLNAALDNLTERERHIIVQRRLSDNPVTLEDLSREYGISRERVRQIEVRAFDKLQRAVRNLAIKQQLEASKATLPDASF; encoded by the coding sequence ATGGCCGATGAGGATAGGGAAGACCGGTTCGCGCAGGCGACGTCGAACCTGCCGGCGCTGACCGCGGAGGGCAGCCTCAGCCGCTATCTGCACGAGATCCGCCAGTTCCCGATGCTGGAGGCGGACGAGGAATACATGCTGGCCAGGCAGTGGCGCGAGCAGGGCGACACCGAAGCCGCCGCGCGGCTGGTCAACAGTCACCTGCGCCTGGTCGCCAAGATCGCCATGGGCTATCGCGGCTACGGCCTGCCGGTGGCCGAGCTGATCTCGGAAGGCAATGTCGGCATGATGCAGGCGGTCAAGCGGTTCGAGCCCGAGCGCGGCTTCCGCCTGGCGACCTACGCGATGTGGTGGATCCGCGCCGCGATCCAGGAATACATCCTGCACAGCTGGTCGCTGGTGAAGATGGGCACCACGGCGGCGCAGAAGAAGCTGTTCTTCAACCTGCGCAAGCTGAAGGGCCAGATGCGGGCCTATGAGGAGGGCGACCTCAGCCCCGAGCGGGTGAAGAAGATCGCCGACAAGCTGAACGTGTCGGAGGAAGAGGTCGTCAACATGAACCGGCGGCTGGCCAGCCCCGACCACTCGCTGAACGCGCCGCTGCGCGCCGACGCCGAGGGCGAGTGGCAGGACTGGCTGGTGGACGACAGCGACGACCAGGAAACCGAGCTGGCCCATCGCGAGGAGCTGCAGCAGCGCCGCGAGATGCTGAATGCCGCGCTGGACAACCTGACCGAGCGCGAGCGCCATATCATCGTGCAGCGGCGGCTGAGCGACAATCCGGTCACGCTGGAGGACCTGTCGCGCGAATACGGCATCAGCCGCGAACGGGTGCGCCAGATCGAGGTGCGCGCCTTCGACAAGCTGCAGCGCGCCGTGCGCAACCTGGCGATCAAGCAGCAGCTCGAGGCTTCGAAGGCGACGCTGCCGGACGCGAGCTTCTGA
- a CDS encoding CHASE2 domain-containing protein, translating into MPRLSRLLCCPLVAGAIAAVATAGYLLGGFRLVDNAIQDLRMRTLDLAASGGLVVVEIDADSLHRLGQWPWPRGHHAMVLDRLIDAGAARVGFDVSFSSASDTAQDRRLADSARAAGERLLLPVFRQQVRRGDGTLDYITDRPLQSLFRDVPLASINVRPDYDGIARRMNATDRIDGVAVPGMAAALLGRTAPADAPAESFLIDFGIDPRTLPRLSYADVLIGNFDRSLIAGRAVLVGATAVELGDVLAVPRWGNLPGPLVIATAYESLRQQRAIHPLEDAWFVFLLCLAAAAAPAIGRSQSLQATLIPAALQLAGLFAIGEAAYAMAALKLDLAPVALCLAVAHGIQIARVLRAQSQRIAQQNREAERRQALLRSVVDTTIDAVAITDRRGAVLIANPACETIFGRSADSLVGMSATALIDPYDRIAPLLRAMMHDGGTVPGLQYPVDVVGVHADGSALELELALAGIGAEDGAADPLLETQYYIFVFRDVSEQRRLEAMRRLALEAQVEAERSKSDFLATASHELRTPLNHIIGFTSLLGEGVGGAVTDQQRDYLGNISTAAESLLQIVSDILSYAESGGRAFGEGWEDAPVPGLIDEACRKVSTLAAARRVALGVSRGDDDTVVAVDREAVVTALMHVIRNAVQFTPEGGQVAVAAARTADMVQILVVDHGPGLSRDEIARILRPFGQVEGALSRKHGGMGIGLNVVRTCMDHHGGKLALESEPGRGTTVTLELPLARPAAAGARSAA; encoded by the coding sequence ATGCCGCGCCTGAGCCGCCTGCTGTGCTGCCCGCTGGTGGCCGGCGCCATCGCCGCCGTCGCCACCGCAGGCTATCTGCTCGGCGGCTTCCGACTGGTCGACAACGCCATCCAGGACCTGCGCATGCGCACCCTGGACCTGGCCGCGTCCGGCGGCCTGGTCGTCGTCGAGATCGACGCCGACAGCCTGCACCGCCTGGGCCAGTGGCCCTGGCCGCGCGGGCACCACGCCATGGTGCTCGACCGGCTGATCGACGCCGGCGCCGCCCGCGTCGGCTTCGACGTCAGCTTCTCCAGCGCGTCGGACACCGCACAGGATCGCCGGCTGGCCGATTCCGCGCGGGCGGCCGGCGAGCGGCTGCTGCTGCCGGTCTTCCGCCAGCAGGTCCGCCGCGGCGACGGCACCCTCGACTACATCACCGACCGGCCGCTGCAGAGCCTGTTCCGCGACGTGCCGCTGGCATCGATCAACGTGCGGCCGGACTATGACGGCATCGCCCGGCGGATGAACGCCACCGACCGCATCGACGGCGTCGCGGTGCCGGGCATGGCCGCCGCCCTGCTGGGCCGGACGGCGCCGGCGGATGCCCCGGCCGAATCCTTCCTGATCGATTTCGGTATCGATCCGCGCACGCTGCCGCGCCTGTCCTATGCCGACGTCCTGATCGGCAATTTCGACCGCAGCCTGATCGCGGGCCGCGCGGTGCTGGTCGGCGCCACCGCGGTCGAGCTGGGCGACGTGCTGGCGGTGCCGCGCTGGGGCAACCTGCCCGGCCCGCTGGTTATCGCCACCGCCTATGAAAGCCTGCGCCAGCAGCGCGCGATCCATCCGCTGGAAGACGCGTGGTTCGTGTTCCTGCTGTGCCTGGCCGCGGCGGCCGCACCGGCCATCGGCCGCAGCCAGAGCCTGCAGGCGACGCTGATCCCGGCGGCGCTGCAGCTGGCCGGACTGTTCGCGATCGGCGAGGCGGCCTATGCAATGGCCGCGCTGAAGCTGGATCTGGCGCCGGTTGCCCTGTGCCTGGCCGTCGCGCACGGCATCCAGATCGCCCGCGTGCTGCGCGCGCAGTCGCAGCGCATCGCCCAGCAAAACCGCGAGGCCGAGCGGCGCCAGGCGCTGCTGCGCAGCGTGGTCGACACCACCATCGACGCGGTGGCGATCACCGACCGGCGCGGCGCCGTGCTGATCGCAAACCCGGCCTGCGAGACGATCTTCGGCCGCAGCGCGGACTCGCTGGTCGGCATGTCCGCCACCGCACTGATCGATCCCTACGACCGGATCGCGCCGCTGCTGCGCGCCATGATGCACGACGGCGGCACCGTGCCCGGCCTGCAATACCCGGTCGACGTGGTCGGCGTGCACGCCGACGGCTCGGCGCTGGAACTGGAGCTGGCGCTGGCCGGCATCGGCGCCGAGGACGGCGCGGCCGATCCGCTGCTGGAGACCCAGTACTACATCTTCGTGTTCCGCGACGTCAGCGAGCAGCGCCGGCTGGAGGCGATGCGCCGGCTGGCGCTGGAGGCGCAGGTCGAGGCCGAGCGCTCGAAGTCGGACTTCCTGGCCACCGCGAGCCACGAGTTGCGCACGCCGCTGAACCACATCATCGGCTTCACCTCGCTGCTGGGCGAAGGCGTCGGCGGCGCGGTCACCGACCAGCAGCGCGACTATCTGGGCAACATCTCCACCGCCGCAGAGAGCCTGCTGCAGATCGTCAGCGACATCCTGTCCTATGCCGAGAGCGGCGGCCGCGCCTTCGGCGAAGGCTGGGAGGATGCCCCGGTGCCCGGGCTGATCGACGAGGCCTGCCGCAAGGTTTCCACCCTGGCCGCCGCGCGCCGCGTCGCGCTGGGGGTCAGCCGCGGCGACGACGACACGGTCGTCGCCGTCGACCGCGAAGCGGTGGTCACCGCCCTGATGCATGTCATCCGCAACGCCGTGCAGTTCACGCCCGAAGGCGGCCAGGTCGCGGTCGCCGCGGCGCGGACGGCGGACATGGTGCAGATTCTCGTCGTCGACCACGGGCCCGGGCTCAGCCGCGACGAGATCGCGCGCATCCTGCGCCCGTTCGGCCAGGTCGAGGGCGCGCTGTCGCGCAAGCACGGCGGCATGGGCATCGGGCTGAACGTGGTGCGCACCTGCATGGACCACCACGGCGGCAAGCTGGCGCTCGAATCCGAGCCGGGCCGCGGCACCACGGTCACCCTGGAACTGCCCCTGGCCAGGCCCGCCGCCGCGGGCGCACGCAGCGCGGCCTGA
- a CDS encoding DUF6476 family protein produces the protein MSQPKRMSPAGLRAIKFAVYAMAALIVAGMVTIIVTLFNRASRWGESDEPESPPAVETVRQRLELAEGDRIASASLDGDRLLLVIDRAGGHQDVLVIDARSGIVALDLTGGGLDQGEQP, from the coding sequence ATGAGCCAGCCGAAACGCATGTCGCCGGCCGGCCTGCGTGCGATCAAGTTCGCGGTCTATGCCATGGCCGCACTGATCGTCGCCGGCATGGTCACCATCATCGTGACCCTGTTCAACCGCGCGTCGCGGTGGGGCGAATCCGACGAGCCGGAGAGCCCGCCGGCGGTGGAGACCGTGCGCCAGCGGCTGGAACTGGCCGAGGGCGACCGGATCGCCAGCGCCAGCCTGGACGGCGACCGCCTGCTGCTGGTGATCGACCGCGCCGGCGGCCATCAGGACGTGCTGGTGATCGACGCGCGCAGCGGCATCGTCGCCCTGGATCTGACCGGCGGCGGCCTGGACCAGGGGGAACAGCCATGA
- a CDS encoding GFA family protein: protein MNDSEARAPVLTGGCQCGAVRYALYAVPSGPHICHCRMCQKAFGSFFAPLAEVALADIAWTRTEPKRFASSALVERGFCPECGTPLTFRYIDRDAIDIALGSLDDPSAVVPARQYGVESRVPYFAALHGLPESTTEGDVPPERMAGLKSFQHPDRDTAD, encoded by the coding sequence ATGAACGACAGCGAAGCCCGCGCACCGGTGCTGACCGGCGGCTGCCAGTGCGGCGCCGTCCGCTACGCGCTCTATGCGGTGCCGTCCGGTCCGCACATCTGCCACTGCCGCATGTGCCAGAAGGCGTTCGGCTCGTTCTTCGCGCCGCTGGCGGAGGTGGCGTTGGCCGACATCGCCTGGACCCGGACCGAGCCGAAGCGGTTCGCCAGCTCGGCCCTGGTCGAGCGCGGCTTCTGCCCGGAATGCGGCACGCCGCTGACCTTCCGCTATATCGACCGCGACGCCATCGACATCGCGCTGGGCAGCCTGGACGACCCGTCGGCGGTGGTGCCCGCACGCCAGTACGGGGTGGAGAGCCGCGTGCCCTATTTCGCCGCCCTGCACGGCCTGCCGGAATCGACCACCGAGGGCGACGTGCCGCCGGAGCGGATGGCCGGCCTGAAGAGCTTCCAGCACCCCGACCGCGACACGGCGGACTGA
- a CDS encoding ATP-binding protein → MKIDADDALTVVEALDATSDAVVIYDADGRLVACNANFKALYGYSDDEARPGVHFRDLGALDVGRGNVVVGDERGGADYLERKAEYRRRLEGSFVVRLADGRWIRTTDRRTRAGGFVSIQTDITELKSTERALRVAKEAAEAASRTKTEFLASMSHELRTPLNAIIGFASVLEQELYGRHATPKYREYAHDIVAAGQHLMQLIDDILDVAKIENSTIKLAEEAIDLAELNAWCTHLFDDLTLRSGIVLTATLPAGAVALNGDAQRVRQIVVNLVSNAIRFTPPGGTVAISWTVEDGGIVLTVTDTGSGIDPAFLPHVFEPFRQGEPRAGTRNEGTGLGLALVKRFAELHGGGVTLDSAPGRGTTVRVRFPPERTLRQARRARA, encoded by the coding sequence ATGAAGATCGATGCAGATGACGCGCTGACCGTGGTCGAGGCGCTGGACGCGACGTCCGACGCCGTCGTCATCTACGACGCCGACGGCCGGCTGGTCGCATGCAACGCGAACTTCAAGGCGCTCTACGGCTATTCCGACGACGAGGCGCGGCCCGGCGTGCATTTCCGCGACCTGGGCGCGCTGGATGTGGGGCGCGGCAACGTCGTCGTCGGCGACGAGCGCGGCGGCGCCGACTACCTCGAGCGCAAGGCGGAATACCGGCGCCGGCTGGAAGGCTCATTCGTGGTCCGGCTGGCCGACGGCCGCTGGATCAGGACCACCGACCGCCGCACCAGGGCCGGCGGCTTCGTCAGCATCCAGACCGACATCACCGAGCTGAAGTCCACCGAACGGGCGCTGCGCGTCGCGAAGGAGGCGGCGGAGGCAGCAAGCCGCACCAAGACCGAGTTCCTCGCCAGCATGAGCCACGAGCTGCGTACGCCGCTGAACGCGATCATCGGTTTCGCGTCGGTGCTGGAGCAGGAGCTGTACGGCCGGCACGCGACGCCGAAGTACAGGGAATACGCCCACGATATCGTCGCGGCCGGCCAGCACCTGATGCAGCTGATCGACGACATCCTCGACGTCGCCAAGATCGAGAACAGCACGATCAAGCTGGCGGAGGAGGCGATCGACCTCGCCGAACTCAACGCTTGGTGCACGCACCTGTTCGACGACCTGACCCTGCGCTCCGGCATCGTTCTCACCGCAACCCTGCCGGCCGGCGCCGTCGCGCTGAACGGCGACGCGCAGCGCGTGCGTCAGATCGTCGTGAACCTGGTCTCGAACGCCATCCGCTTCACGCCGCCCGGCGGCACGGTGGCGATCTCCTGGACGGTGGAGGACGGCGGCATCGTACTGACGGTGACCGACACCGGCAGCGGCATCGATCCCGCCTTCCTGCCGCATGTGTTCGAGCCGTTCCGCCAGGGCGAGCCGCGGGCCGGCACGCGCAACGAGGGCACCGGCCTTGGCCTGGCTCTGGTCAAGCGCTTCGCCGAACTGCATGGCGGCGGGGTGACGCTGGACAGCGCACCCGGCCGCGGCACCACCGTGCGCGTCCGGTTCCCGCCCGAACGCACGCTGCGGCAGGCGCGGCGGGCGCGGGCCTGA
- a CDS encoding YegP family protein, whose product MAHKFEIYKDKKGEFRVRFKYNNEVMFATEGYSSKSSAQNAIASIKKNGPDAPIEDNS is encoded by the coding sequence ATGGCCCACAAGTTCGAGATATACAAGGACAAGAAGGGCGAGTTCCGCGTCCGCTTCAAGTACAACAACGAAGTGATGTTCGCGACCGAGGGCTATTCCAGCAAGTCGTCGGCGCAGAACGCGATCGCCTCGATCAAGAAGAACGGGCCCGACGCGCCGATCGAAGACAACAGCTGA
- a CDS encoding NAD(P)-dependent oxidoreductase, whose translation MPDDRLILVTGATGKVGRHFIGRLLADPDGGRVRALCHNRVLDESARLEVVRGSIADREVARRAMTGVSHVVHLATCKETPEDVMDVTVRGLFWLLEEARTAPSFSRFLLIGGDAGIGHFFYRREAPVTEDGPFMAYPGCYALSKVLEEVMLEQFGIQYDLDHCCLRAPWIMEKDDLRFAHSFGADQFGGPLYREMVPADEAARHAAAGAVPILLDADGAPLKRNFVHVDDLASAILVALDHPAARRQTFHVCMDEPLDYGAMAAYLAESRGVPSVPVASPFHSVWLDNAKARLRLGWRPAYDLKRMVDSAWDHVRAAGDPRRVWYPG comes from the coding sequence ATGCCAGACGATCGGCTGATACTGGTCACCGGCGCGACCGGCAAGGTCGGGCGCCACTTCATCGGCAGGCTGCTGGCCGACCCCGACGGCGGCCGCGTGCGCGCGCTGTGCCACAACCGCGTGTTGGACGAGAGCGCCCGGTTGGAGGTGGTGCGCGGGTCGATCGCCGACCGCGAGGTCGCCCGGCGCGCCATGACCGGGGTCAGCCATGTGGTGCATCTCGCCACCTGCAAGGAAACGCCCGAGGACGTCATGGACGTGACCGTCCGCGGCCTGTTCTGGCTGCTGGAGGAAGCGCGGACCGCGCCGTCGTTCAGTCGCTTCCTGCTGATCGGCGGCGACGCCGGCATCGGCCACTTCTTCTATCGCCGCGAGGCGCCGGTGACCGAGGACGGGCCGTTCATGGCCTATCCCGGCTGCTATGCCCTGTCGAAGGTGCTGGAGGAGGTGATGCTGGAGCAGTTCGGCATCCAGTACGACCTCGACCACTGCTGCCTGAGGGCGCCGTGGATCATGGAGAAGGACGACCTGCGCTTCGCGCACAGCTTCGGCGCCGACCAGTTCGGCGGGCCGCTGTACCGCGAGATGGTGCCGGCCGACGAGGCGGCGCGCCATGCCGCGGCCGGCGCGGTGCCGATCCTGCTCGATGCCGACGGCGCGCCGCTGAAGCGCAACTTCGTCCATGTCGACGACCTCGCCTCCGCCATCCTGGTCGCGCTCGACCACCCCGCGGCGCGCCGGCAGACCTTCCACGTCTGCATGGACGAGCCGCTCGATTATGGCGCCATGGCCGCCTATCTGGCGGAAAGCCGCGGCGTGCCGTCGGTCCCGGTCGCCTCGCCCTTCCACAGCGTCTGGCTCGACAACGCCAAGGCCCGGCTCAGGCTCGGCTGGCGCCCGGCCTACGACCTGAAACGGATGGTCGATTCGGCCTGGGACCATGTGCGCGCCGCCGGCGACCCGCGCCGGGTGTGGTATCCCGGCTGA
- the nudC gene encoding NAD(+) diphosphatase has translation MVRPIPSRPNAYAGNPLDRRHDRRSDEAWLTERLADPAARFVPVWRDRNLIREQPMPMPVHWSLTEVRMWLDAGAEPVFLGEFSRAAYFAVDLSQHAPDEPGHHEAAYRDLRAVGPLLGAEDGAILAYARAMAYWHQRHRFCGACGAPTRSGQAGHVRQCTGAACGIQHFPRTDPAVIMLVHDGDRIVLGRQKVWPPGMHSVLAGFVEPGESLEDAVAREVYEEIGVRVTEVHYHSSQPWPFPSSIMLGFWARAATTEIRVDPHELEDARWYDRAALQASPEDETFRLPRLDSIARRLVEDWMALG, from the coding sequence ATGGTCCGCCCGATTCCCTCGCGCCCGAACGCCTATGCCGGCAACCCGCTCGACCGCCGCCACGACCGCCGCAGCGACGAGGCCTGGCTGACCGAGCGGCTGGCCGACCCCGCCGCGCGGTTCGTGCCGGTGTGGCGCGACCGCAACCTGATCCGCGAGCAGCCGATGCCGATGCCGGTGCACTGGTCGCTGACCGAGGTGCGGATGTGGCTCGACGCCGGGGCCGAGCCGGTGTTCCTCGGCGAGTTCAGCCGCGCCGCCTATTTCGCCGTCGACCTGTCACAGCATGCGCCGGACGAGCCCGGCCACCACGAGGCCGCCTATCGCGACCTGCGCGCCGTCGGGCCGCTGCTCGGCGCCGAGGACGGCGCGATCCTAGCCTATGCCCGCGCCATGGCCTACTGGCACCAGCGCCACCGCTTCTGCGGCGCCTGCGGCGCGCCGACGCGCAGCGGCCAGGCCGGGCATGTGCGCCAGTGCACCGGCGCCGCCTGCGGCATCCAGCACTTCCCGCGGACCGACCCGGCGGTGATCATGCTGGTGCACGACGGCGACCGCATCGTGCTGGGCCGCCAGAAGGTGTGGCCGCCCGGCATGCATTCGGTGCTGGCCGGATTCGTCGAGCCGGGCGAGAGCCTGGAGGACGCGGTCGCCCGCGAGGTCTATGAGGAGATCGGCGTGCGCGTCACCGAGGTGCACTATCATTCCTCCCAGCCCTGGCCGTTCCCGTCGTCGATCATGCTCGGCTTCTGGGCGCGGGCGGCGACCACAGAGATCCGGGTCGACCCGCACGAGCTGGAGGACGCGCGCTGGTACGACCGGGCCGCGCTGCAGGCCTCGCCGGAGGACGAGACCTTCCGCCTGCCGCGGCTGGACTCCATCGCCCGCCGGCTGGTCGAGGACTGGATGGCGCTGGGCTGA
- a CDS encoding MFS transporter, translated as MASVRVTTLVIATALFMENLDSTVIATSLPAIAADLGVDPIILKLAFTAYLVSLAIFIPVSGWCADRFGARGVFRAAIAVFTVASIGCAMADSLFGLVAARFGQGVGGAMMVPIGRLIVLRVVEKRALVAAMAWLTVPALVAPMLGPPLGGFITTYYHWRWIFWLNVPIGLAGIVLATLLIPPIQGYEARPMDWLGFLLSGLGLSALIFGFTLVGRDVLPEPGAEGLVAFGLALVALYVLHARRSPHPLIDLALLQVTTFRISVVGGTLFRVGIGAIPFMLPLMLQLGFGLTPFASGSLTFVSAAGALAMKLTAAPILRRFGFRQVLLVNTLLSGVLLAAVAAFVPSTPVLLILAVLLAGGFFRSLQFTSLNALAYADIDAPRMSRATSFNAVVQQVALAAGVALAATVLEVSQAARGATALATPDFAAGFIVVAVLSTLSALIFARLAPDAGAEVSGHTIAAAPGHPEGRGTRG; from the coding sequence ATGGCCAGCGTCCGCGTCACCACGCTCGTCATCGCCACGGCGCTGTTCATGGAGAACCTGGATTCGACCGTGATCGCGACGTCGCTGCCGGCGATCGCGGCGGACCTGGGCGTCGACCCGATCATCCTCAAGCTCGCCTTCACCGCCTATCTGGTGTCGCTGGCGATCTTCATCCCGGTCAGCGGCTGGTGCGCCGACCGTTTCGGCGCCCGCGGCGTGTTCCGCGCCGCCATCGCGGTGTTCACCGTGGCGTCGATCGGCTGCGCCATGGCCGACAGCCTGTTCGGCCTGGTCGCCGCGCGCTTCGGCCAGGGCGTCGGCGGGGCGATGATGGTGCCGATCGGGCGGCTGATCGTGCTGCGCGTCGTCGAGAAGCGGGCGCTGGTCGCCGCCATGGCCTGGCTGACCGTGCCGGCGCTGGTCGCGCCGATGCTGGGCCCGCCGCTGGGCGGGTTCATCACCACCTACTATCACTGGCGCTGGATCTTCTGGCTGAACGTGCCGATCGGGCTGGCCGGCATCGTGCTGGCCACCCTGCTGATCCCGCCGATCCAGGGCTACGAGGCCCGGCCGATGGACTGGCTCGGCTTCCTGCTGTCCGGGCTCGGGCTGTCGGCCCTGATCTTCGGCTTCACCCTGGTCGGCCGCGACGTGCTGCCGGAGCCGGGCGCCGAGGGCCTGGTCGCGTTCGGGCTGGCGCTGGTGGCGCTGTATGTCCTGCACGCCCGCCGCTCGCCGCACCCGCTGATCGACCTCGCCCTGCTGCAGGTGACGACCTTCCGGATATCGGTGGTCGGCGGCACGCTGTTCCGCGTCGGCATCGGCGCGATCCCGTTCATGCTGCCGCTGATGCTGCAGCTCGGCTTCGGGCTGACGCCGTTCGCGTCCGGCTCGCTGACCTTCGTGTCGGCGGCCGGCGCGCTGGCGATGAAGCTGACCGCGGCGCCGATCCTGCGCCGGTTCGGCTTCCGCCAGGTGCTGCTGGTCAACACCCTGCTCAGCGGCGTGCTGCTGGCCGCGGTCGCCGCCTTCGTGCCGAGCACGCCTGTGCTGCTGATCCTGGCGGTGCTGCTGGCCGGCGGCTTCTTCCGCTCGCTGCAGTTCACCAGCCTGAACGCGCTGGCCTATGCCGACATCGACGCGCCGCGGATGAGCCGGGCGACCTCGTTCAACGCGGTGGTGCAGCAGGTGGCGCTGGCCGCCGGCGTCGCCCTTGCCGCGACGGTGCTGGAGGTGAGCCAGGCGGCCCGCGGCGCGACGGCGCTGGCGACGCCGGATTTCGCCGCCGGCTTCATCGTCGTGGCGGTGCTGTCGACCCTGTCCGCCCTGATCTTCGCCCGGCTGGCGCCGGACGCCGGCGCCGAGGTCTCCGGCCACACCATCGCCGCCGCGCCCGGCCACCCGGAGGGCCGGGGCACGCGCGGCTAG